In one window of Motacilla alba alba isolate MOTALB_02 unplaced genomic scaffold, Motacilla_alba_V1.0_pri HiC_scaffold_28, whole genome shotgun sequence DNA:
- the LOC119696355 gene encoding olfactory receptor 14A16-like, which produces MYNSSSISHFLLLPLADTRQLQLLHFCLLLGISLAALLGNGLIISAVACGQHLHTPMFFFLLNLALTDLGSICTTVPKAMHNSLWDTRSISYAGCAAQLFFFLFFISTELCLLTIMCYDRYVSICKPLHYGTLLGSRACAHMAAAAWASAFVYSVLHTANTFSLPLCHGNALGQFFCEIPQILKLSCSKSYLRELGLIAFSACLSFGCFVFMVFSYVQIFRAVLRIPSEQGQHKAFSTCLPHLAIVSLFVSTSFLTYLKPPSMSSPSLDLALSVLYSVVPPALNPLIYSLRNQELKAAVWTLMTGCFQKQ; this is translated from the coding sequence ATGtacaacagcagctccatcagccacttcctcctgctgccattgGCAGACAcacggcagctgcagctgctgcacttctgcctcttgctgggcatctccctggctgccctcctgggcaacggcctcatcatcagcgccgtagcctgcggccagcacctgcacacgcccatgttcttcttcctgctcaacctggccctcactgacctgggctccatctgcaccactgtccccaaagccatgcacaattccctctgggacaccaggagcATCTCCTAtgcaggatgtgctgcacagctctttttctttcttttcttcatctcaACAGAGCTTTGCCTCCTGACCAtcatgtgctacgaccgctacgtgtccatctgcaaacccctgcactacgggaccctcctgggcagcagagcttgtgcccacatggcagcagctgcctgggccagtgccttTGTCTATTCTGTGCTGCACACGGCCAATAccttttccctgcccctttgccatggcaatgccctgggccagttcttctgtgaaatccctcagatcctcaagctctcctgctccaaatcctATCTCAGGGAACTGGGGCTCATTGCTTTCAGTGCCTGTTTATCatttggttgttttgtgttcatggttttctcctatgtgcagatcttcagggccgtgctgaggatcccctctgagcagggacagcacaaagccttttccacctgcctccctcacctaGCCATTGTCTCACTGTTTGTCAGCACCTCATTTTTGACCTACCTGAAGCCcccctccatgtcctccccatccctggatctggccctgtcagttctgtactcggtggtgcctccagccctgaaccccctcatctacagcctgaggaaccaggagctcaaggctgcagtgtggacactgatgactggatgctttcagaaacagtAA
- the LOC119696379 gene encoding olfactory receptor 14J1-like, with amino-acid sequence MSNSSSISHFLLLALADTRQLQLLHFCLLLGISLAALLGNGLIISAVACGQHLHTPMFFFLLNLALTDLGSVCTTVPKAMHNSLWDTRNISYTGCAAQLFFFLFFISAEYFLLTIMCYDRYVSICKPLHYGTLLGSRACAHMAAAAWASAFLYSLLHTANTFSLPLCHGNALGQFFCEIPQILKLSCSKSYLRELGLLAISAFLGFGCFVFIVFSYVQIFRAVLRIPSEQGRHKAFSTCLPHLAVLSLFISTAVFTYLKPPSMSSPSLDLALSVLYSVVPPALNPLIYSLRNQELKAAVWRLMTGCFQKQ; translated from the coding sequence atgtccaacagcagctccatcagccacttcctgctgctggcattggcagacacgcggcagctgcagctgctgcacttctgcctcttgctgggcatctccctggctgccctcctgggcaacggcctcatcatcagcgccgtagcctgcggccagcacctgcacacgcccatgttcttcttcctgctcaacctggccctcactgacctgggctccgtctgcaccactgtccccaaagccatgcacaattccctctgggacaccaggaacatctcctacacaggatgtgctgctcagctctttttctttctcttcttcatttCAGCAGAGTATTTCCTCCTGACCAtcatgtgctacgaccgctacgtgtccatctgcaaacccctgcactacgggaccctcctgggcagcagagcttgtgcccacatggcagcagctgcctgggccagtgcctttctctattcactgctgcacacagccaatacattttccctgcccctgtgccatggcaatgccctgggccagttcttctgtgaaatccctcagatcctcaagctctcctgctccaaatcctATCTCAGGGAACTTGGGCTTCTTGCCATTAGTGCCTTTTTAGGATTTGGCTGTTTTGTGTTCAtagttttctcctatgtgcagatcttcagggctgtgctgaggatcccctctgagcagggacgccacaaagccttttccacctgcctccctcacctggccgtGCTCTCTCTCTTCATCAGCACTGCAGTGTTTACCTACCTGAAGCCcccctccatgtcctccccatccctggatctggcTCTGTCTGTTCTGTACtcggtggtgcctccagccctgaaccccctcatctacagcctgaggaaccaggagctcaaggctgcagtgtggagactgatgactggatgctttcagaaacagtAA